ACGAGACGCCGGTGGTGGCGATCAACCGCCCGATGCTCGAGGCCTACAACGCGATGTGGGACGCCGGACGCGCCCTCGATGGCGGCGAACCGCGGAAGGCCATTCCGCCGATGTACGTCGCGCTCGCCGCCATCCAGCGCGCGCGCTCGGCCGAGCGGCTCTACCTGCGCGGGACGCCACCGCGCGTGGTCGTCGACCTCGCGCGCGTGCGCCTGACGGGGAAGGACAAGGGGACACCCGGGGCTCGCACCCCGCGCCTCGCCACCGACGCGGCGCGCCGTCCGCTGCTCGAGCGCTTCGCCCGCGCCCTCGACGTGCTGGCACGCGACCCGGGCGCCGGCGTCGATTCGCTCATCGTCTTGCGCCTGGCGGTCGCCGAGTCGCGCCCGGCCGCCGCCAGCGCGCTGGAGGGGGCCATCGGCGAGCTGCGGGGGTCGCGCGATGCGACCGCATCGCTGCTGCGCGCCCGGCGCGCGCTCGACGATGTCGTGGTCGCCAGCGACTCGCTCGCCGTGTGGGGGAGCGTGCGATGAGCCCCCGGGCCACCTTCACCTTCGCCACCGCGCAGTACGAGTCCGGCGACTGGGATTCGGCGCCGCTCGTCCCCGCCAACCTCATCGACTCGGTCGCCCGTTACACCGAGATCGACGTCTCCCCGTCCGGGGTGATCGTGGCGCTGGGGTCGGAGGCGGTGCTGCGCTACCCGCTCTTGTACCTGACGGGGCACCTGCCGGTCCGCTTCACGGCGCAGGAGAAGCGCATGCTCGCGCGTTATCTGGAGCGCGGCGGGCTCCTCTTCGTCGACGATCACAACCACGACGTCGACGGCATGTTCCACAAGACGGCCACCGAGGAGCTTGAGGCGGTGGCCGGCAAGCTCGCGAAGCTTCCCAACACACACGCGCTCTACTCGGCCTTCTTCCGCTTCGAGGACGGCCCGCCCAACACCTCGCATGAACTCAACGGGTGGGGGGACAACCTCCTGCACCCGTACCTCATGGCGGCCATGCGCGGCGACCGCATCGCCGTCCTCTACAGCAACAAGGACTACTCGTCGGAGTGGAACTTCCACCCCGACAACAAGCGCTTCTACTCGGTCGACAACACGCGCTTCGCGGTGAACCTGGTGGTGTATGCCCTCACCCGGTAACCGTCGCCTGCTCGAGGGGGGCGCTCGCACCGCGGCGTGCTTGGCGTTAGGCGCGCTGCTCTGGCGCGCCTGGTTCCCCGCGCCGGCGGGCGACGTGGCGCTCCGCCTCGCCGGAACCGGCGGGCTGCCGCAGGCACTGGCGCGCGCGGTGCGGACACCGGTCGCTTCGCTCGATCTGGCCGTCGATTCGCTCCCCGGCGCGAGCGATCGCGCGGTGGCGCGTGCCGTCGCGGCGGCGGGAACCACGGTGCGATGGACCCTCGCGGCCCCTCCGTCGGTGTCGGCGGCGGTCGCCGAGCCGCTCGCCGAGCCGTCGGGGCGCGTGCGCCTGGTGACGATCGGTCGCGCCGAGGCGGCGCTCACCGTGCGCGATGCCGCAGGGGCGGTCGATTCGGCCAAACTGTCGACAACGGGCGTGCGCGCCGTCGATGCCACGATGGACGGGGCGGTGCTCGTACACGGCGCGGGGGCTCTCGCCACCACGATGCGCCGCGACTCGCTCGTCCTGCGCCCGGTCCTGGTGCTGGGGCGCGCCGGCTGGGAGGGGAAGTTCGTCGCCGCTGCCCTCGAGGAGGCGGGGTGGCGCGTCGACGCTCGCTTCAGCGTCGCCCCGCTCGTCGACGTGCGGCAGGGCGCCGCGGACGCGATCGACACCTCGCGCTACTCGGCGGTCGTCGTGCTTGACGAGAGCGCCGCCTCGCGCGCCGCGGCGATCGCACGCTACGCGCGAAGCGGTGGGGGGGTGATCGTCACCAGTGCCGCCGCGCGACTCACGGCGCTGGCCTCCGTCCTCCCCGCGCGCGCGGGCGAGGCCATCGTCCCGACGCTGGGCGCACTCTCCGGCGAACGCCCTCGGCGCGCGCTCGGAGGGGTCGCGCTCACCTCGGCGGCCCGTGATGCCGTCACCCTCGAGCGCACGGGGAACCGCGCGCGGATCGTGGCGGCGCGCGTCGACGCGGGGCGCGTCCTGATGATGGGGTACGACGACACCTGGCGCTGGCGCATGGAAGGCGACGACTCGGGGCCGTCGGCGCACCGTGCCTGGTGGTCGTCGCTCGTGTCGTCGGTGGCCTACGCCCCGCCCGTGCAGCTGACGGCCACGCCCTCGGTCGACGAGGCGCCACTCGCGGCGTTGGTCGAGGCGTGGGGCCCCCCCAGCGACCTCGCCGCCGACACGGCTCCCCCGGTCTCCTCCGTCGCCTGGGACCGATTGCTCTTCGCTGCCTTCCTCCTCGCACTCCTCGCGGAGTGGTCTTCCCGTCGCCTTCGCGGAGCCCGATGACCGTCGCCTACATCTCGCACGCCGACTGCGGCCGGCACGACACCGGCTGGCATCATCCCGAACACGTGGGGCGGCTGCGCGCCATTCCGCGCGCGTTGCGAAACGACTTCGACCTGTATCAAGCCATCGAGCACCTCGAGTCGCGGCACGCCACCGCCGACGAGCTGGCGATCGCGCACGATCCCGACTACGTGGAGCGCGTTCGCGAACTGGTGGAGCAGGGTGGCGGGCGCCTCGATCCCGACACCGTCGCCAGCGAGGGGTCGTGGGACGCGGCGCGCGCCGCCTGTGGCGCCGTGCTCGATGGGGTCGACATGGCCTTCGACGGGCGCGCGGTCCGCAGCTTCGCGGCGGTGCGTCCCCCCGGGCATCACGCGCTGCGCGCGCGGGCGATGGGCTTCTGCCTCTTCGGCAACGTGGCGATCGCCGCGCACTACGCCCGCCGCCGGCACGGCGCCCAGCGCATCCTCATCGTCGACTGGGACGTGCACCACGGCAACGGGACGCAGGCGCTGGTCGAGGACGAACCCGACATCCACTTCGTCTCCATGCACCAGTGGCCCTGGTACCCGGGGACGGGGGCCGCCGAGGATCGCGGGCCGCACCGGTCGGTGTGGAACGTCCCCATGGCCGCCGGGCTCCCGGCGGCGCAATACGTCGAGGCGCTCACGCGAGGCATCGACGCCGCGACCACCGGATGGACCCCCGACCTCATCCTCGTCTCCGCCGGCTTCGACTCGCTGCGGGGCGACCCACTCGGCGGCTTCACGCTGGAGCTGGAGGACGTCGACGCCCTCACCCGCCAGCTCGTGGAGCGGGCGACCGGGTGGTGCGGCGGGCGCCTGGTGAGTGCGCTGGAGGGGGGATATGACCCCGACCGGCTCGGCGCCGCCTGCGTCACGCACCTCCGCGCCCTGCTCTAGCCCGGACGCTGCGATGTGGCGTCCGTTTTCCGGGGGTCTCTGGAGCCGAGCATTGCGCGTTCGTACACTCCGAGGGGCGCGATTTTCGGCAGAAAGTTCCGTGTGACGGACGGTACCATGAGAATCGTCTGAGATACGCGAGCGACCGGCCGATGCCATGCGTCGGACGTCTGCATGAAAGCCGCATGAAGAGGCGCGCCTCTGAACGGCGCGGGCGGGGGCAGGGTGAGTTGACGGTGCGGGACCGGGGGGTGGGCGTCATGTCTGGAGTGCCTACGGTCGATACTGAGGATTGACCCGCCGCAGGGTCGGACGGTGTGGAGCCGCTGCACGACCGGGCGGTGGTGGAAGGGGCGCAGCACCACGCGGATGCACGGCAGGCACGTCCCTTCGCAACGCAGGACCCAACGAGGATATCAGTGGCGCGTACGCGCAGCCTCCGTAACCCGGCCATCGGCGCTGACGCGCTGCAGCTCTTTGGTGTCGTCGCCCACGATTCGTCGTCCCCGTTGCGACTGTCGGGGGCCGAATTGGTGCCGCTTCGCGACCTCGCGGCCATCGTGCGCTCGGCGCCCTACGAGCGCCTGGCGGCGACCAGCGATGCGATCGGCGAGTATCGCCGCATCGTCGAGGACGCGTTCCGCGAGCAGCAGGTGATCCCCGCGCCGTTCGGCACCGTCTTCCGGTCGCGTTCGTCGCTGCTGCACTGGATGGAGCTGCACTACGTGGCGCTCGTCGACGCCGTCGGCTTCCTGAGCGATCGTCTCATGGCCCGCGTGCGCGTGGCGCCGCTCCCGCTGCCACCCGAGGAGCTCAGCGAATCGCGTGAAGTGCGCGCCGCCGACTTCGAGACGACGGTTTTCGACTCCTTCCGCTTCCTCAAGCGCAGCGCCGTGTCCTGCGTGACCTTCGAGCCGCAGTCGGGGGCGACGGGGAAGAGCGTCGAGGCGTCGTTCCTGATCGAGCGCGACAAGTGGACAGTCTTCCATGAGGCGCTGGGCGAGGAACGCCAGCGACTTCCGGAGCTGGAGATCGACGAGAGCGGCCCGCTCCCGCCGTACGATTTCGTCCGCCTCCAGTTCGGAGCCTGAGCCGTGTTCTGTCCCGATTGCGGCACCTGGAACCGGACGCGGGCGGTGAAGTGCACGCGCTGCCACGACAACCTCCCCGAGGTCAGCGCCGCCCCGCTCGAGCAGCCCGACAGCGAACTCACCAACCTCCGCAAGGCGTCCGGGGCGCGCTATCGCGTCGTGCGCCGCATGGGGAGCGGCGGCATGGCGCACGTGTACTACGCCATGCACGCCACGCTCGACCGGCCGCTGGTCGTCAAGGTGCTGCACGCGCACCTGGCCAAGGACCCGGAAATGCGCGAGCGCTTCAAGCGCGAGGCCGAGGCCTCGAGCCAGCTGATGCATCCGCACATTTGTCCGATCCTCGACTTCGCCGACCTCAGCGAGCTGGTGTACCTGGTCATGCCGTACATGGCCGGCGGTTCGCTCGCCGACGTCCTCGTGCGCGACAAGACGGTGCCGCCGGGGCCGTCGGCGACGATCTGCGCGCAGGTGGCGACCGCGCTCGACTACGCGCATCGCCGCGGCGTGGTGCACCGCGACATCAAGCCCGACAACATCCTCTTCGATGAGGACGGGCACGCGCTCATCACCGACTTCGGCATCGCGACCGCGCGCTTTCACGGGCGCCTGACGAGAAGCGGGCGCGCCATGGGGACGCCGCACTACATGTCCCCCGAGCAGGCGATGGGGAAGATGGTCGACGGGCGCAGCGACATCTACGCCGTGGGCGTGATGCTCTACGAGATGCTGCTCGGCTTTCCTCCGTTTGACGGGGCCGACTCGTACTCCGTCGGCTACAAGCAGGTGCACGAGGCCCCCGTCGCCCCCGAGGTCGTCGACTCGCGCGTCCCGCTCGAGCTCTCGGCCATCGTGATGAAGTGCCTCGCCAAGCCGGCCGGGGAGCGCTTCCAGACCGGGAACGACCTCGCCGATGCGCTCCTGAGCTACCTGCTCAACAACGGGAGCCCCGCCGAGCAGCGGACCGCGTGGTTCTCGCGCCACTCGGGGGCGGCAGCGGTCTCCTCGCTGTAGCGTTTCGCAGGGCGCTGTGACCTGTCAGCCGGCGCGGGCATCGCTCGCGCCGTTCGTGTGTCAGGGCGTCATCAGGAAGCGCGCCGAATCCTCGGCGCTGGGGAGCCGGCAGCTGTCGAGCCGCCCAAACCAGGCAATGCGGCGACGCGCCACGAAGTCGTAGCACCAGTCGCGAAGCGCGCGCGGCAGCAGGTAGCCCGCCGTCGCGAAGGCCCACGCCCCCCCCACGTAGCGCAGCAGCTCCAGCACCGCCGTCGACTTGATCCACGCCCCCTCGCGGTGGACGAGGATCACCGAGTCCACGTTGGCGAGCCCGGGGAGCCGCGCCAGCGCCTCGCGCCCGACCGCGCTCTTGAGCGGGGCAAAGCGCATCGACCCTTCGCGGTCGCGCTTGAGGACCCACTGCACGGTGCGATCGCACAGCCCGCACTCGCCGTCGTAGAGCAGGACGAGGCCGTGCTCCTCGAGCAGCGCGGTGAGCGACTGTCGGGAC
The window above is part of the Gemmatimonadota bacterium genome. Proteins encoded here:
- a CDS encoding GvpL/GvpF family gas vesicle protein — translated: MARTRSLRNPAIGADALQLFGVVAHDSSSPLRLSGAELVPLRDLAAIVRSAPYERLAATSDAIGEYRRIVEDAFREQQVIPAPFGTVFRSRSSLLHWMELHYVALVDAVGFLSDRLMARVRVAPLPLPPEELSESREVRAADFETTVFDSFRFLKRSAVSCVTFEPQSGATGKSVEASFLIERDKWTVFHEALGEERQRLPELEIDESGPLPPYDFVRLQFGA
- a CDS encoding histone deacetylase → MTVAYISHADCGRHDTGWHHPEHVGRLRAIPRALRNDFDLYQAIEHLESRHATADELAIAHDPDYVERVRELVEQGGGRLDPDTVASEGSWDAARAACGAVLDGVDMAFDGRAVRSFAAVRPPGHHALRARAMGFCLFGNVAIAAHYARRRHGAQRILIVDWDVHHGNGTQALVEDEPDIHFVSMHQWPWYPGTGAAEDRGPHRSVWNVPMAAGLPAAQYVEALTRGIDAATTGWTPDLILVSAGFDSLRGDPLGGFTLELEDVDALTRQLVERATGWCGGRLVSALEGGYDPDRLGAACVTHLRALL
- a CDS encoding DUF393 domain-containing protein, with the protein product MPAPRDHRPSAPAKAPKGAKPSRQSLTALLEEHGLVLLYDGECGLCDRTVQWVLKRDREGSMRFAPLKSAVGREALARLPGLANVDSVILVHREGAWIKSTAVLELLRYVGGAWAFATAGYLLPRALRDWCYDFVARRRIAWFGRLDSCRLPSAEDSARFLMTP
- a CDS encoding DUF4159 domain-containing protein, with amino-acid sequence MSPRATFTFATAQYESGDWDSAPLVPANLIDSVARYTEIDVSPSGVIVALGSEAVLRYPLLYLTGHLPVRFTAQEKRMLARYLERGGLLFVDDHNHDVDGMFHKTATEELEAVAGKLAKLPNTHALYSAFFRFEDGPPNTSHELNGWGDNLLHPYLMAAMRGDRIAVLYSNKDYSSEWNFHPDNKRFYSVDNTRFAVNLVVYALTR
- a CDS encoding serine/threonine protein kinase; protein product: MFCPDCGTWNRTRAVKCTRCHDNLPEVSAAPLEQPDSELTNLRKASGARYRVVRRMGSGGMAHVYYAMHATLDRPLVVKVLHAHLAKDPEMRERFKREAEASSQLMHPHICPILDFADLSELVYLVMPYMAGGSLADVLVRDKTVPPGPSATICAQVATALDYAHRRGVVHRDIKPDNILFDEDGHALITDFGIATARFHGRLTRSGRAMGTPHYMSPEQAMGKMVDGRSDIYAVGVMLYEMLLGFPPFDGADSYSVGYKQVHEAPVAPEVVDSRVPLELSAIVMKCLAKPAGERFQTGNDLADALLSYLLNNGSPAEQRTAWFSRHSGAAAVSSL